Proteins from a genomic interval of Mustela lutreola isolate mMusLut2 chromosome 4, mMusLut2.pri, whole genome shotgun sequence:
- the LOC131830174 gene encoding large ribosomal subunit protein eL37-like has protein sequence MMKGMSSFGKCHNMLHTLCHCCGCKACRLQNPAGGKCGYQSKWKRTYHWSAKTTRGYTTGNIQMNHLQIVYCRFQHGFCDVTTPSPRRATGTASSSSLRFQ, from the coding sequence ATGATGAAGGGGATGTCATCATTTGGAAAGTGTCACAATATGTTGCACACGTTGTGCCACTGCTGTGGCTGTAAGGCCTGCCGCCTTCAGAATCCAGCTGGTGGCAAATGTGGCTATCAGTCCAAGTGGAAGAGAACGTATCACTGGAGTGCCAAGACTACAAGAGGATATACCACTGGGAACATCCAAATGAATCATCTACAAATAGTGTACTGCAGATTCCAGCATGGATTCTGTGACGTAACAACACCGAGCCCCAGGAGGGCCACTGGTACAGCATCCAGTTCATCCTTACGATTTCAGTGA